Proteins from one Mucilaginibacter jinjuensis genomic window:
- a CDS encoding ABC transporter permease yields the protein MIRNYIKVALRNLKHNKAYAIINVVGLSLGITCGILIFMLVSYHLSFDSFHRNKQRIYRVVTEFHEESIEYQPGVPQPLGKAVRDNYSFAEHVARIKTNRKVLISLPGAKDVKKFDEEETVAFAEPQFFDIFNFPLLQGDRKTMLAEPNTAIITQKMAAKYFGTEEAIGKIIRYNNKTDFKVTGILKDIPNNTDYKSEIYLSYLNLKDAYPDLARDDSWTQVSSSMQCFLLLKPSVTQQNVDLNFVGFAKKYLAPEDAKTTTYKLQPLNDIHFNTDYSGETDRRMLWAFALVGLFLIVTACVNFINLATAQVLNRAKEVGVRKVMGGVPKQLFWQFISETALITLLSVAGACVLAYLALPYLNDLFGTKIQFNTGTDIELASFLVLLSLVVIFLSGSYPGLVLAKFQPVIALKGEVSQKNVGGFSLRRVLVITQFAISQVLIIGTIVIASQMNFSRTTDLGFNKQGIILLPVPTDDKMKMNTLHNRLASVPGVESVSICHQPPASQSNNLTGIRYGNNVKDELWEINEKDADDQYIKTFGLKLIAGRNLFPSDTSREFVVNEVVVKKLNLRSPQDIIGKMIRAGGNTGPVVGVIKNFHNASFRQGIAPVFLTTNYQSYDNYAIKVNLNNAKPALAAFDKLWTETYPDHIYSYQFLDERLAKFYDQDNTMLKLIEVFACIAILIGCLGLYGLISFMALRKTKEIGVRKVLGASVQNIIWLFGREFGMLVLVAFVIAAPLAWWAMHHYLQDFKYRIALSPWIFLSAVLITIVISSLTVSYRSVKAALANPVKSLRSK from the coding sequence ATGATAAGAAACTATATCAAAGTGGCTTTACGAAACCTAAAGCACAATAAGGCTTATGCTATTATCAATGTGGTGGGCTTATCATTGGGTATTACCTGTGGTATACTCATTTTTATGCTGGTAAGCTATCATCTAAGCTTCGATTCGTTTCATCGTAATAAGCAGCGGATTTACCGGGTGGTTACCGAGTTTCACGAAGAGTCGATTGAATATCAACCGGGTGTGCCGCAGCCCCTGGGTAAGGCCGTACGTGATAATTATAGCTTTGCAGAACACGTAGCGCGTATTAAAACCAACCGCAAGGTGCTCATATCTTTACCCGGAGCAAAGGATGTTAAAAAGTTTGATGAAGAGGAAACCGTAGCATTTGCCGAGCCTCAATTTTTCGACATATTTAATTTCCCATTACTGCAGGGCGACAGGAAAACTATGTTGGCCGAACCCAATACCGCCATTATCACCCAAAAAATGGCTGCCAAATATTTTGGTACCGAAGAGGCCATTGGCAAAATTATAAGGTATAACAACAAAACAGATTTTAAGGTTACGGGGATTTTGAAGGATATCCCCAATAATACAGATTATAAGAGCGAGATTTATTTATCCTATCTCAATTTAAAAGATGCTTATCCCGACCTGGCGCGTGACGATAGCTGGACACAGGTTTCGAGCAGTATGCAGTGTTTCTTACTGTTAAAACCAAGCGTAACCCAACAGAATGTAGACCTTAATTTTGTTGGATTTGCTAAAAAATACCTTGCCCCCGAAGACGCCAAAACCACCACTTATAAATTACAGCCCCTTAACGATATCCACTTCAATACAGATTACAGTGGCGAAACAGACAGACGCATGCTGTGGGCTTTTGCTTTAGTTGGCCTGTTTTTAATTGTAACAGCCTGTGTAAACTTTATTAACCTGGCTACGGCACAAGTGCTTAACCGGGCTAAAGAAGTTGGTGTACGTAAAGTGATGGGCGGGGTACCTAAGCAGCTTTTCTGGCAGTTTATTTCAGAAACGGCATTAATTACACTCCTGTCTGTAGCAGGGGCTTGTGTGTTGGCCTATCTTGCTTTGCCTTATCTTAATGATCTTTTCGGCACAAAAATTCAGTTTAATACAGGTACTGATATTGAGCTGGCATCATTCCTTGTGCTTTTATCTTTAGTGGTTATATTTTTATCAGGTTCTTATCCGGGTTTGGTACTTGCAAAATTTCAGCCTGTAATCGCTTTAAAAGGGGAAGTGTCGCAGAAAAATGTGGGCGGTTTTTCTTTAAGGAGAGTGCTGGTTATAACGCAGTTCGCAATTTCGCAGGTGCTGATTATTGGTACTATAGTGATAGCCAGCCAGATGAATTTTTCGCGCACTACCGATTTAGGTTTTAATAAACAAGGGATCATTTTATTGCCTGTACCAACAGATGATAAAATGAAGATGAATACCTTACATAACCGGCTGGCCAGCGTGCCGGGGGTAGAGAGTGTTTCGATATGCCATCAGCCGCCAGCTTCTCAATCTAATAACCTAACGGGCATCAGATATGGCAATAACGTTAAAGATGAGCTTTGGGAAATTAACGAAAAGGATGCCGACGACCAATACATTAAAACTTTTGGATTAAAGCTGATAGCCGGCCGCAACCTGTTTCCATCGGATACCTCGCGCGAATTCGTTGTGAATGAAGTGGTAGTGAAAAAACTAAATCTGCGTTCGCCGCAGGATATTATTGGCAAAATGATTCGTGCCGGGGGTAATACTGGCCCGGTTGTGGGGGTGATTAAGAATTTTCACAATGCCTCATTCCGTCAAGGTATAGCGCCGGTATTTTTAACCACTAACTATCAGAGTTATGATAATTATGCTATAAAAGTTAACCTTAATAATGCTAAACCTGCTTTGGCTGCTTTTGATAAACTTTGGACCGAAACCTACCCCGATCATATTTATAGCTATCAGTTTTTGGATGAGCGCCTTGCCAAATTTTACGATCAGGATAATACCATGTTAAAGCTGATTGAGGTATTTGCATGCATCGCCATCTTAATTGGGTGCCTGGGCCTATATGGATTAATATCTTTTATGGCACTGCGTAAAACCAAAGAGATAGGCGTACGGAAAGTATTAGGAGCCTCGGTACAAAATATTATATGGTTGTTTGGGCGCGAGTTTGGTATGCTGGTGCTTGTGGCTTTTGTAATTGCCGCACCACTAGCCTGGTGGGCTATGCACCACTACCTACAAGATTTTAAATACCGGATAGCACTAAGCCCCTGGATCTTCTTATCGGCGGTGTTAATTACAATTGTTATTTCGTCTTTAACGGTTAGCTATCGCTCGGTTAAAGCAGCTTTAGCAAACCCGGTTAAAAGCTTGCGTAGTAAATAG
- a CDS encoding ABC transporter permease has product MFRNYIKTAYRSLKKNKGFTAINVLGLALGLAVCLLIVFYVIDELSYDRYNVKLDRIYRVNNDIKFGGSDDSYAVAPAPLAAVLESEFPDVEHAVRFRQNGGLNLKKGEQNIQEHHVIYADPKIFSVFTFPMINGDPNTALKEPHAVVISESTANKYFGSTNVVGKTLVTNENTNYKITGVIKDIPKQSHVQADIFISMTTLDESRQTTWLSNNFQTYILLKPGADIVALNRRMKQMVKEHMDPQMQNVVHMSYDDFEKAGNYIRMNTIPLKDIHLKSNLQAELGQNGNIQFVYIFSAIALFILLIACVNFMNLSTARSANRAREVGVRKVLGSARKHLIAQFLAESIMVTLVATVIALITAWALLPIFNQMSGKELTFTVHSLIWLIPTILIIVLVIGCLAGSYPAFFLSGFQPIEVLKGKLAAGFKGGSLRSFLVVLQFSISIFLIIGTLVIYNQLKYIQNKDLGYSRSHVLVVKNLYALGKQAKTFKDEIKRMPGVGNATMTGYTPTMDYRNSNTMFLTPTLDTKNAMNTQMWYVDEDYINTLGIKMVAGRDFSKQMLTDSSSIIINEMAAKRLGYKDPINKMLYVPMDQQAKVIKGYRIVGVMKDFNFNSLRENVSHLTLILGEERGALNIRVKTSDMPGFIKQVENKWKEMSPNQQFDYSFMDQDFDATYRTEQRMGKIFVSFTSLAIIIACLGLFGLAAYAAEQRTKEIGIRKVLGAGVSTIVAMLSIDFIKLVIVSIIIAAPLAWFAMQYWLQGFAYRQNIQWWIIAVAGLGAIVIAFATISFQSVKAALINPIKSLRSE; this is encoded by the coding sequence ATGTTTAGGAATTACATTAAAACTGCGTACCGCAGTCTGAAAAAAAATAAAGGTTTTACTGCCATCAATGTATTGGGCCTGGCTTTGGGTTTGGCTGTTTGCTTGCTGATTGTGTTTTATGTGATTGATGAGCTGAGTTATGACCGTTATAACGTTAAGTTAGACCGAATTTACCGTGTTAACAATGATATTAAGTTTGGTGGAAGTGACGATTCTTATGCGGTGGCTCCCGCACCTCTGGCGGCTGTTTTAGAGAGCGAGTTCCCTGATGTAGAACATGCTGTTAGGTTTAGGCAAAACGGTGGACTTAATCTGAAAAAAGGCGAGCAAAATATCCAGGAACACCATGTGATTTATGCCGATCCAAAGATTTTTTCGGTATTCACCTTTCCCATGATCAATGGCGACCCTAATACTGCCTTGAAAGAGCCCCATGCTGTAGTAATAAGCGAAAGCACAGCCAATAAATATTTTGGCAGCACCAACGTAGTTGGCAAAACTTTGGTAACTAATGAAAATACCAACTATAAAATAACCGGTGTAATTAAGGATATCCCTAAGCAATCGCACGTGCAGGCTGATATTTTTATATCGATGACAACACTTGACGAAAGCAGGCAAACAACCTGGCTGAGCAATAATTTCCAGACTTATATCCTGCTTAAACCGGGCGCAGACATTGTTGCCTTAAACAGGCGGATGAAACAGATGGTGAAAGAGCACATGGATCCGCAAATGCAAAATGTAGTGCACATGAGCTATGACGATTTCGAAAAAGCCGGGAACTACATCCGTATGAATACCATTCCGTTGAAAGATATTCACTTGAAATCTAATCTTCAGGCGGAATTGGGACAGAATGGGAATATCCAGTTCGTATATATCTTCTCGGCTATTGCTTTGTTTATTCTGCTGATAGCCTGTGTAAACTTCATGAACCTTAGTACCGCGCGTTCTGCAAACCGGGCACGTGAGGTAGGGGTACGTAAGGTATTGGGTTCGGCACGTAAACATTTAATCGCCCAGTTTCTGGCTGAATCTATTATGGTTACCCTGGTGGCTACTGTTATTGCGCTTATCACCGCATGGGCTTTATTGCCGATATTTAACCAAATGTCTGGGAAAGAGCTAACTTTTACTGTTCATTCCTTAATATGGCTAATCCCAACCATATTAATTATTGTATTGGTTATTGGTTGTTTGGCTGGCTCGTATCCTGCGTTTTTCTTATCAGGTTTTCAGCCTATCGAGGTTTTAAAAGGTAAACTGGCTGCCGGTTTTAAAGGTGGTTCGTTACGTAGTTTTTTGGTGGTGCTGCAGTTCTCTATTTCTATATTCTTGATCATTGGTACGCTGGTAATTTATAATCAGTTAAAATATATCCAAAATAAAGATCTGGGTTATAGCCGCAGCCATGTGCTGGTGGTAAAAAACTTATACGCATTGGGTAAGCAAGCCAAAACCTTTAAAGACGAAATTAAGCGGATGCCTGGTGTTGGCAATGCTACCATGACCGGTTATACCCCAACAATGGACTATCGGAACAGCAATACCATGTTTCTGACACCAACGCTGGATACTAAAAACGCCATGAACACCCAAATGTGGTATGTTGACGAAGACTATATCAACACACTGGGAATTAAAATGGTTGCCGGTCGCGATTTTTCAAAACAAATGCTTACAGATTCGTCATCAATTATTATCAACGAAATGGCTGCAAAGCGCCTCGGTTATAAAGATCCTATAAACAAAATGCTGTATGTGCCTATGGACCAGCAAGCTAAGGTTATAAAAGGATACCGCATTGTTGGCGTGATGAAAGATTTCAATTTTAACTCGCTGCGCGAAAATGTTTCGCATTTAACACTCATACTTGGCGAGGAGCGGGGTGCATTAAACATACGCGTAAAAACAAGTGATATGCCTGGCTTTATCAAACAGGTTGAAAATAAATGGAAAGAAATGAGCCCTAACCAGCAGTTCGACTACTCATTTATGGACCAGGATTTTGATGCTACTTATCGTACCGAGCAACGTATGGGCAAAATATTTGTATCCTTTACCTCACTGGCCATCATTATTGCCTGCTTAGGTTTATTTGGCCTTGCAGCCTACGCTGCCGAACAACGTACCAAAGAGATCGGTATCCGCAAAGTATTAGGAGCCGGAGTTTCTACGATTGTAGCTATGCTTTCTATAGATTTTATAAAACTGGTAATTGTTTCAATAATAATAGCCGCTCCATTAGCCTGGTTTGCCATGCAATACTGGCTGCAGGGCTTTGCTTACAGGCAAAATATACAATGGTGGATAATTGCGGTAGCAGGTTTAGGAGCCATAGTTATTGCTTTTGCAACCATCAGTTTCCAATCTGTTAAAGCAGCGCTGATTAACCCGATAAAGAGTTTACGAAGCGAATAG
- a CDS encoding ABC transporter permease — translation MIRNYLKTAVRSLFKNKGYSFLNIFGLAIGIACAAFIFLWVENEFSFDQFNTNKDRVYLTLVNQPYDKYVFTHNSTQAPLAAAMQTEIPGIEKTCRASEGETSLLFTVGDKSVYASGRYAEPTFFEMFTLPFVQGNIKNAFSQLNSLVITEATAKKFFGNQQNVIGKTIRVDNKENYVVSGVIKDNPTNSSIQFEWIAPFEIIYKQSPWMKDWGNSGLTTYVELKPGANVDAVNKQLKNFVQRHSPVSISHPFLFNLNNWHLHDHFENGKMTGGQIEYVRLFSVIAWIILLIACINFMNLATARSEKRAREVGVRKVLGAGKKSLIAQFIGEALILAFVAAILAVFIVVLLMPLFNALVQQQLTIGLDKPLHLLALLGITLICGLIAGSYPSFYLSSFNPVSVLKGLKLKDGSAAYIRKGLVVLQFSVSIILIIGTIIIYQQIQHVKSRNLGLNKDNLVEVMVHGDLGKNFNAIKQDMINSGRVSDAALADHTTLGGGNNTDRLGWEGKAPGSKVLISGRSITPEFFATSGMHILEGRNLQSSDSVVAVQGAVKTMNTVITRSFAKLMGKGSAINKLYYNEGDPNVKLRVVGVVNDYVYGNMYGTPDPVVFSVIKPQDAYIMYVKLNGKDVAKGIDDVKNIVSRYNPGYPFEYRFVDDQFNKHFLSEMLVSKLSQVFALLAIVISCLGLFGLAAYTAERRFKEIGIRKVLGASVSGITSLLSVDFLKLVAMACIVAFPLAYWGMHNWLNNYEYRITINWWVFAIAGCVAMLIALLTISFQSIKAAIANPIKSLRSE, via the coding sequence TTCTATGGGTTGAGAATGAGTTTAGTTTCGACCAGTTTAACACCAATAAAGACCGTGTTTATTTAACCCTGGTTAACCAGCCGTATGATAAATATGTGTTTACCCATAACTCAACGCAGGCACCCTTAGCTGCTGCTATGCAGACTGAAATACCGGGCATAGAGAAAACCTGCCGTGCATCAGAAGGTGAAACATCACTGCTTTTTACCGTTGGCGATAAATCTGTATATGCATCGGGCAGATATGCTGAGCCAACGTTTTTCGAGATGTTTACTTTGCCATTTGTGCAGGGGAATATCAAAAATGCCTTCTCTCAATTAAACTCATTGGTAATTACTGAGGCTACGGCCAAAAAGTTTTTTGGCAACCAGCAAAATGTGATCGGCAAAACCATACGGGTTGATAATAAAGAAAATTACGTGGTGTCGGGCGTAATAAAAGACAATCCCACTAATTCGAGTATACAATTTGAGTGGATAGCACCATTTGAAATTATCTACAAACAAAGCCCCTGGATGAAAGACTGGGGTAACAGCGGCCTCACCACCTATGTCGAATTAAAACCCGGTGCCAACGTTGATGCCGTTAACAAGCAACTGAAAAACTTTGTGCAGCGCCACTCGCCTGTATCCATCAGTCACCCTTTCCTGTTTAATTTGAACAACTGGCATCTGCACGATCATTTCGAAAATGGTAAAATGACCGGAGGGCAAATCGAGTATGTACGGTTGTTCAGCGTTATAGCCTGGATCATCTTATTAATAGCCTGCATCAATTTTATGAACCTGGCTACCGCCCGCAGCGAGAAACGTGCACGCGAAGTGGGTGTACGTAAAGTGCTGGGTGCAGGTAAAAAATCATTAATAGCTCAATTTATCGGCGAAGCTTTAATACTGGCCTTTGTCGCCGCTATTCTGGCTGTATTTATAGTAGTGTTGCTAATGCCATTGTTTAACGCGTTGGTACAGCAGCAGCTAACTATTGGCTTGGATAAACCTTTGCATCTGCTTGCTTTATTGGGTATTACGCTAATTTGTGGGCTAATTGCAGGGAGTTACCCTTCGTTCTATCTGTCGTCATTTAATCCGGTATCTGTATTAAAGGGGCTGAAATTGAAAGACGGCAGCGCCGCATATATCCGCAAAGGGCTGGTGGTTCTACAGTTCTCTGTTTCTATTATTTTAATTATAGGCACCATCATTATTTATCAACAGATCCAGCATGTTAAATCGAGGAACTTAGGCCTCAATAAAGACAACTTAGTTGAAGTAATGGTACATGGCGACCTGGGTAAAAACTTTAACGCCATTAAGCAGGATATGATTAATAGCGGTCGCGTAAGCGATGCAGCTTTAGCCGACCATACCACATTAGGCGGCGGCAACAACACCGACCGCTTAGGCTGGGAAGGAAAAGCCCCCGGTAGTAAAGTATTAATATCGGGCCGAAGTATTACCCCCGAGTTTTTTGCCACCTCGGGCATGCACATTCTGGAAGGCCGTAACCTACAATCATCCGATTCTGTGGTTGCTGTGCAGGGTGCGGTTAAAACCATGAACACGGTGATAACAAGATCTTTTGCAAAGCTAATGGGCAAGGGAAGTGCTATCAATAAGCTCTATTATAACGAAGGCGATCCTAATGTTAAATTAAGGGTAGTTGGCGTAGTAAATGATTATGTATATGGCAACATGTATGGTACGCCAGACCCTGTTGTTTTTTCTGTTATAAAGCCGCAGGATGCCTACATTATGTATGTTAAGCTTAACGGAAAAGATGTAGCCAAAGGCATTGACGATGTTAAAAACATTGTAAGCCGCTACAATCCAGGCTACCCGTTCGAATACCGTTTTGTGGATGATCAGTTTAATAAACATTTCCTGAGTGAAATGCTGGTGAGCAAGCTGTCGCAGGTTTTCGCGTTGCTGGCCATCGTTATTTCGTGCCTGGGTTTATTTGGCTTAGCCGCTTACACCGCTGAACGCCGCTTTAAAGAAATTGGTATCCGTAAAGTGCTCGGTGCATCAGTTTCGGGTATCACAAGCCTGCTTTCTGTCGACTTCCTAAAACTGGTTGCGATGGCCTGCATAGTAGCCTTTCCGCTGGCTTATTGGGGCATGCATAATTGGCTGAATAATTACGAATACCGTATTACTATTAACTGGTGGGTGTTTGCCATTGCAGGTTGCGTAGCCATGTTAATCGCACTGCTAACCATTAGTTTCCAATCTATTAAAGCAGCTATAGCAAACCCAATAAAGAGTTTGAGAAGTGAATGA